Genomic window (Syngnathoides biaculeatus isolate LvHL_M chromosome 6, ASM1980259v1, whole genome shotgun sequence):
AAATCTTCTTTTTCCAGCGGTGATCAGGACTTTTTTTCTCTGCCCCAGCGGTTTTCttcaaatttcaaaacttttttttttttttatgaactctTTTCACAATCTTTCTTGGGATCCACGCTTAGATCAAGAAAGATGAGATCTTCTCGTGAAACCTTTTACAGAATGTTAcctcaaactgttttttttggggggagggggcagcAGTCAACTTTCTTCTCttagtattcatttttttttttacaaatttttgctagttttatttattatgattacggattttaaaaatctcacaagcttgcatattttaatttttttttactataacaTGAATTTGTTGCCAAAAATGTCTGATTTTGTTCTCTAAAATAATTATTCCTTCATTCCTTTCTTTACTAATGCAAGATTGCGCCATTCTTCTCACAAGATTGTTTTTTATTGCTATTGCAACActtaaaaatataactttttttgtaatactaatattgcatttttttctgaaaaataggacttttgttgttgtaggattgggattttttttttcttgaaaagaaatagatcttttttttttttttacattattacttTAGCCTTGAAAATGAGGACATTTTGACCTTTCTTGTAATAATACAAATGTTCTTTTCCCGCCAGTGATCAGGATCTTTTTCTCTGCCCAAGagaacattttcttcaaatttcaaaccctttttttgtgtaatattacataataaaaataatctgatccttttctctcaaaaaaaaaatagaacatttttttgcggtaatatttttacttttttctttaaatatagGACGTGTTTTTACCTGACAAAAAtaggacttttttttatgtcccccccactcccccccccaaaaaaaaaaaatatatatatatatatatatatatacttttagTTGTAATATTAGAACAACTTTTCCATGGgtaatttttgtgaacaaagcGACTTTTCCCTTTGGCTTCCTTCTCATCACATCACAGCGGCGTTCTCAATTATTTTTcgttttcttttcagtgtggccctcaaagtcggtcggtcggtcggccCGCAGCCAGTGTCGAACTTTCGTCTCTCGTCCTTAAGCCGGCCCAGAGGCCCGGCGAAAAGCCATATTTTCACTCCGAGGACTGTTGTGGCGcgtcgtttaaaaaaacaaaacaaaacgtcatgtctgtttgtttttgttctgaacgagctaaaaaaaaaaaagaaaagaaaaacaaaactgatgaGTGGATGGTTTTTGGGTTGGAAAAGGGGGTACGGCCGTCACACGCGCTCTCACCTTCTTATTTCTTGCTTTTAGCGTGGCGACAAGGTGATATTCGTCATCTCCAGTATGCAGCGTATTTAGCGGCTTGTGTACACGAGGGCGCGCATCCAAAAGGATCGACGACGTATTATTGCATTTCCTCGCTGTCCAGCTTCAGGTCCGCGCACTAGTACCCTAGTCTCCGCCCTCACGAGTGAGACAATTTAGCACACACTAGTAGAACGGGCtccctgggacctcagaaggGTTTATGAAAATTGTCTGTCACGAAAAAGGCGAGGCTCGACCCGATGCTGTcatttatataaaaacattcacactcccCAAGTCGtgttgtgtccttttttttttttttttgtctattatCAGCTAATGAGCGTGTCATGGattcaaaagaaaacaacaacaggttTCATGTATGTGAGTGCAATGATTGGATGTTtcccaacattttatttttattttatttttgcattactTTTGGGACACAACGCGGCGACGGGGTCGGGGGCAAAAAGGCGCCGCGTGGCAACGTTGCTAATTGGATAGGATGTTTGTGTATGCAGTACTACGTACATTAGAGGAATACAGTGCAGTATGTGACTGAGCAACATATCTTTTACCTTTCAAAACTTGTACAAttcaaggaagaagaaaaaaaatacaagagtcCGCCTTGTCTTGAATTTGGTCTTCAGAATAAAATATATGCTTGGTGTCCAAAACGCCtcattttgtctttattattacaacaaaacacacattcacTGTAAATTCACacacttgaaatgtttttttttttttttttttttgctcttaacAATCATACTTCATTTTCACGAGGTTTGTTTTAACGTCACGCTCTTAAAATGAAAACTCTTTGTTATGactttttacatcttttttccCTGCACTAGCTATCAAAACTTTGTTTCTTGTGTTATTTCAGTTTCTTCtcgcaaatatttttaaattgtaaattaaagcaaagcaaaatatttttgtatggcgcatttcatacacgaggtaactcaatgtggtttacacgattaaaggcatttgaaaacaaagagataaaacatttaaaacgggataaaaaaatgacaaaatataccccaaaaaaaaaaaaaagacaattaaaaccgcatataCAGTGCACGTcatttgatcaaaaagtggacatattctaaaaagcatgagttTTCAACGTGGATTTAAAAAGattgacacttggggctgacctcacctctgttggcaacttattttcACGATTATTTCTGTGCAGCATAATGGCGAAATGGTGAAGCAGtccccatgtttgctttggactctgcgctccactatttgacccgaccgactcagtcgatctcagagctctgctgggtttgtattccgtgagcgtttctttcatgtattcaggagctaaaaatcatttagtgatttatcgaccagtagcagaactttcaaatctcttctaaagctgactgggagcCTCTGCAAGGACTTTCGGATTGGAGTCACATGCcgtgaccgctttgttttggtcagaacgcgagctgcagcattctgttctctgctcacttttttggggagtccagtcagaagaccgttacaatagtcaagtctacttgagataaaagcatggatgagctttttcccggtctgcttgacacatgcaagccttcactctagacatgttcttcagatgggaaaAGGAAGTCGTAGTAATTGATTGGATACGACTGTTGAAAGTCGGGTCGGGATCGATCAGAAcgccaaggtttcggacttggtcttttgtttttaaaggtagagagtccaggtgtttactaacagcaattctcttttctttattgccaaaaacaaccgtctcagttttgttgtgatttagttgaaggaaattttggctcatttgcttatttttctgatttagacagtggcacaatacctcaaaaTTAAGACTCATCTATTTCTTTTAATACTTTATGCTCCTGAAAAGTCCAAATTGTGGCGGATGCAATAAAAGACGGTTGGAGGTGACAGTTTTACTGAATGCGGCTATACTGTACATAACATagatatgtacaaaaaaaaaaaaaaaaaaacaaattcaacaatTCAACAAACAGGAACAGCCTCAGtcgctttattttttaatcatccgGTACATCATTATTACACTGTAATAGTATTTTATTGCTGTCAAAGGTCAAAACGGGTTAGAATTGACTTGAACAGTACGAAAGTGTGAGCAAAAATCTCGTTAGGACAGTcgttgtgaaactttttttttaaatcaagtaccaccacaaaacaacaacttagCTCTTTTGTAAATATAGGGAATAATACTTTTTCCtttccattttccgagccgcttatcccgtACCTGAAAACCTTTTTGAGGACGGTCCTACAAGATAAAAATGCaactttcattttcacttttttcacaatttcactTCAAAGTTAAAGACAGCTGAACTGCGCTTAGCGCCTTTTCTGTgctggattaaaaacaaaagaaaccaaaacatGTTTACATCTCTCTAACATGCACAGATTGAACAACTCCAGTAATTGAGTGATTCTTTCGCATAACACTTGTGGTCCAACACTTTTGAGAACGTCTGACTTGAGCAATTTTGCTGTTGGGCTTATGATATGTAAAATTTGAAGCGCCAAcaggaagagaaagaaagaaaaaaaaagaagaagaagtgcatTGTACTCCTTGACGGATTTGTTTCGGAGCGTCAACACCGGCAGCAGTGAGGTTTGGGACTGCACTGCGGAGCGCAGCAGGGCTCCAGCCGCGGGTCGCTGCCTTTCCCGTTCTGACTCTCCCCGAACGACATGGACGCCTCGAACCGCTCCTTGACTTTCTTGATCCTCTGCAGCAACGCCGGCACGTCCGTCTGGCCGCCCGGCACCAGCGGGTAGCGCTCCGAGGGGTCGGCCTCCAGGTCGAAGAGCAGCGGCGGGTCGTGGGCGGTCAGGGCGGACAACGCCGAGCATTCTTTGTCGGGCGTCGTGCTGCTGTGCGTCGAGCCTGGCCGGGAGGAACAACTGTGACCAGCGGGGTCGCCGCAAATTGGATTCAAGTAAGAGTACCGCGGCTACAAATTGATGGGACTCGAGTCAAAGTTAAAAAGTCATCTGCCAAAAAACTGAACTCCTAACGTCACAAACTACTGCGTAGCTCCTCATTCatttacttttaaaacagaATTGAATTCTTTTTCTGAAACACTTTGAATTCAAGGCTCAGAGAGGTCACAACGTTGGAACGCCACGAGTCCAAAGTGGAGCTTTTGTAGGTTGAAATGAAGGCATTTTTAGGCAGGCACCAATGAGGGCGGGCGTCTTACAAAGctgttgtcatgagcaaggcttggccactgccgggaggggcgtggccaggccactgctctgtcgccgctcacagctgtttcacattgggattgTGATCAGACCGGCATTTAAGTTGggagtttttgtcatttcccagTTTGTTGCCTTGCATTAGTGGGTTGCATtaaccctagtcacagtgattctgtgcgCTTTCGTTTGATCCCGTAccgttgagttgttagtttgccccatagtcatcggaccttgctgcatgtcttttggatcccgcctagcctagcctagcctagcctagcctagcgtttctgtacctctgccttgtcggactgctacaccgtgtgttaccagtttccggaataaactacattgaacatcatgcctctgcctcgaagtcctgcgtTCGGGTCCACCCCTGTACCGGAGGTACGTGACAGCTGTTGGTTTTTGAATGTGAGTCGCACGCGCTCATTGTGTAAATTAGTCGCTTTGGTGTAAAGTCatgttgatggatgtagtgagggaagacgtgaggacagtgggtgttagcgaggaagatgcacgacacgttgtggcgacccctaacgggacaagccgaaaggaaaagaagaaggtgtgCAGTCATGTGACTTCCTGGCTCTATTTGGTTGGTCAAATGGAGTCAAACGTTGCTAGCCGTCGCATTGGATTGGGGGAGTGGAGTCACGTGACCTCACCCGAGGGAGAAATCACGGAAAAGCCAAAACGTATCCAAGTTAGAGGAAAAAGCGTGATTTGCATCGGGGCGGGGGGAGCCACTGGAAGCCCACCTCTCGTGTAGAAGTGCGCCTTGTACTTCCCGAGTCGCAGAGCAAACAGGCCCAACGCTTCACTGGGGTCAGACGGGTAGAACATGACTGCCTCCCTTTGACTCtgcaaaccccaaaaaaaaatcacaacaattTTCACATCGACACAAAGTATTCTGGACCACTGAGaagtggggggggaaaaaaaatcagacctttatctttgatttttttttttttattttcaaaataaaatgactttttgctcttaatttcacaaatatttttacaataaaattatttatttttttgtaatatcacCAGTGtcccagtattttatttttatttaaaaacaattgattttattcattggCATTAGGAcaaattttgtttaaaaaaaaaatttttttttttttttgcaaaatgtagtTTCTTttaattgatttcttttttttttcccttgtaaaagcaaaatttatttttctttgaaatccaTCCTTCTATCAGATGACGCGAAATCTTCACTCTGAAAGTTTACGGCTTTTTACCTTCCCACGGCTGGTGAGGATATCAGTCATGTCGAAACCGTCCAGCGCCACCGGGGGCGCTCTGGCGCCGGCCAGCCTGGCGATGGTGGGCAGGATGTCCAGAGTGCTGGCCAGCTCGTGGGTCACAcctgaaaataaacaaacaaaaagtacattACGGACAACAACGAACCAAAATAAATACTGCATGTGATTTTACAGTATACAGGCGAGTCCAAATTAGGGCTGCACATCTTTCGGCAGACCTGGCGTGATGGTGCCGGGCCAGAAGGCGATGGCGGGCTCCCTCGTGCCGCCCTCGTACGTGGTGCCTTTGCCGCATCTCAGAGGGCCGGCGCTGCCGCCGCGGGACATGCGCATCAGAGAAGGcctgacgcaaaaaaaaaaaacggcggtGAGGTGCGAGGAAAAAGTAGCAAACGACGCCACTTTTGCCTCTTTCGGCGTcacaaaagaagacaaaacccgtcatttcaaaataaaatgggatcAAGTTCAAATGTAGGGTGGGACGcgcgcagttctgaggatccgggttcgatcccggccccgcctgtgtggagtttgcatgttctccccttgcctgcgtggctttcctccgggtggacactccgttttcctcccacatcctcaaaacatgcaacattcattggacactctaaattgcccctaggtgtgattgtgagtgatgctgtttgtctcgatgtcacccgggataggctccagcactccctctgacccctgtgaggataagcggctaagaaaatgtatgggtcGATGGATGAAGCTCAAATGTTACGAGAAAAGTCACAgttttaagaggaaaaaaaagggatttaatgtcatccatccattttctgagctgcttatcctcacaagggtcacgggagtgctggagactatcccagctgtcaacgggcaggaggcgggtggggcacaccccgaactggtcgccggccaatcacagggcacacagagacaaacggctgcactcacaaatcacaccttggggcaatttagcgacTTATTAAtttccattcatgtttttgggatgggggatgaaaccggagtgccaggagaaaacccgcgcGGGTACTTGGAgtacaggcggggccaggatcgaacccgggacctcagaaccgtgaggccaacgctccaaccaCAACtggcaaagcaaagaaaaaaatccaccgACAAGAGCCGACCCGTTGTCCGCCGTGAAGAAGACGAGCGTGTGGTTGATGACGCCGCTCTCCTCCAGGGTGGCCAGCAGCTTTCCGACAGTGTCGTCAAACTCCAGCAGCGAGTCTCCGAACGGGCCTCTCGACGTCTTCCCGGCGGCGCCCGGGCCTGCGTACTGCGGGTAGTGCGTGTGCTGGtgcgccgaaaaaaaaaaaaaaaaaaaaaaatggaataacttGTCAACTTCAAAAATATCCATTCAAccatcatccaagccgcttatcctcacaagtgagccagagcctatcctagctagctttgggcaaaaggcggactacaccctgaacggaTATCtgacaccatcaccgagcgggaatcgaacccactcTGCCCGCGGCAAAGTCAGGCgcgtgtaccgctacaccatcagtgcctCGACCTCAAAAATATCCCGACACAAAATTTCTGCATTGGAGACATAATTCCGCCCTGAATTGTGTGTCTGCACTTCCAGAACCCGCGTGTCACACGGTCGCGCATTGCGGACGGACACGGTGTTGGCCCAGTGACAATATTGGACCAAAATGTAGGAAGTGATTTTAGATGCATAAAATACACATTAAATGATAAATATGACTGAgctaaaatttatttattttttcaaccaAAAACTGTAATCTCACGCATAAATGGTCATCGGGATTGCTAACATCTCGTCTCAAATTTTGTACGCCAAATTTGTACCGTACAATCAGTACCAACCTGCATGTTAGTATtccatcaattcattcattttcttcgccgcttatcctcaggaggctcgcggggagtgccggagcctatcccagctgtcaacgggcaggaggccggttacaccctcaactggtcgccagacaatcgcagggcacatagagacaaacagatgcactcacaatcacaccttggggcaatttagagtgtccaattcatgtcgcatatttttgggatgtgggaggaaagcggagtgcccgcccggagaaaacccacgcaaactccacacaggcgggtccgggatcgaacccgggacctcagaaatgtgaggccgacacttgtTGCGCCATGTTCGTATAACGGTGGCAATTATTATTCAATAACTCAATCATGAATCAATACGATAATGGATTGTAAAAGTATTGTCAAAGTGAAATGTGTTCAgactgaagtgaaaaatgtccGCCTACATGGGAAGGATAATACAGGAAAAAGGGTCGTTTCCTCTCGGCCGCCGAGGCGACGAAGGCGGCCGCGAAGTCGGCGTAAGCTCGCTCCAGGTCCAGGAAGTTGACGGGCTGCTCCTTGATGTCTTCGTCGCGCATCAGCGGGACCAGAACCGTGCCCGGGTCGCACAGCCCGAAGCACTTCACGTCCGGCGGGAAGCAGGTCAGGTTGTGACACGGGCCCTGACCCGGGAAAGCAAAAGcggaaaaaatcttttttttttttttaacttcattttAATAAGACAAACACGCAGCGCCGCCCAGACGTGACGTCAAACGGACTTTTTGAACGGcttgttttgggggggtgagAGGTGGCctaaaatcatattttacttGACCCACccccttaaattaaaaaaaaaaaaaaaaaaaaggaaaatgacgttaaaaaatgtatttgatttttttcaaattatgacTTAACTAGAAAATTGCACCGTGTTGGCTCAGGGGTGGTCGTGTATTATTTAATTCAGTTTAATAATCAATTGTTCCATAAAGCAAGATTCAAAACTGAATGATGTTTACTTACAAACAAATCTGTTGACATGTTGTGAGTCGTGGAATTGGTGGTCGATATTTGtttatgacaaaacaaaatgctcGAGAACACGGACTCCATTTTTCAGTTGTATGAGTTATCGATCAACTTTGTTACATTTACTCATACCTTATTACCTTTACCTAATAATTATTGAATaaggaaataaatacaaaaaaataaaaactccatTTCATACAAAAATGGGCTTATCCCACTTGAGTTCTTTTGAACTCGTACCATTTTGCATGAAGATAAAacaaagtgttttttaaaaaaaaaaattatgtatatatatatatatatatatatatatatatatatatatattttttttaataaggaaagTCCTCGATAAAAGatactcatattttttccatttccattattCATTGTTGTATTATTGATTGTAATAATTATTTCACTCCTACAATTTAgttattaaataataaaaaagatgttgtaaatttaataaaaaaagcaaaacaattacaaaaaatacatttatgattAATAAAAATTACTTTTACTCATACCTTATTACTTTTAAACTTTCATACAAAAATAGCCTTATCTCACTTGAGTTCTTTTGAAATCGTACGATTTTGCATTAAGataagtgtttttttatttatttattttatgtgtatatatatatatatttttttttaaataagaaggAAAGTAATCGATAAAAGATActcatattttacaaaaatacacaatcttattattattcaatgttttattattgattGTAAAAATTAGTTCACTCCTACAATAAAAAAGATGTAACTTtaatgaaaaagcaaaacaaaattacaaaaaa
Coding sequences:
- the arsa gene encoding arylsulfatase A isoform X2; translated protein: MSRQQPFSVSAEAASPPNFVVIFADDLGFGDLGCYGHPSSLSPNLDRLAAGGLRFTNFYSTSPICSPSRASLLTGRYQTRSGIYPGVLYPGSIGGLPLNETTIAEVLKPLGYATAAVGKWHLGVGPNGTFLPTRQGFDQYLGIPYSHDMGPCHNLTCFPPDVKCFGLCDPGTVLVPLMRDEDIKEQPVNFLDLERAYADFAAAFVASAAERKRPFFLYYPSHHTHYPQYAGPGAAGKTSRGPFGDSLLEFDDTVGKLLATLEESGVINHTLVFFTADNGPSLMRMSRGGSAGPLRCGKGTTYEGGTREPAIAFWPGTITPGVTHELASTLDILPTIARLAGARAPPVALDGFDMTDILTSRGKSQREAVMFYPSDPSEALGLFALRLGKYKAHFYTRGSTHSSTTPDKECSALSALTAHDPPLLFDLEADPSERYPLVPGGQTDVPALLQRIKKVKERFEASMSFGESQNGKGSDPRLEPCCAPQCSPKPHCCRC
- the arsa gene encoding arylsulfatase A isoform X1 yields the protein MDLTRLGFLALLYFCAQAASPPNFVVIFADDLGFGDLGCYGHPSSLSPNLDRLAAGGLRFTNFYSTSPICSPSRASLLTGRYQTRSGIYPGVLYPGSIGGLPLNETTIAEVLKPLGYATAAVGKWHLGVGPNGTFLPTRQGFDQYLGIPYSHDMGPCHNLTCFPPDVKCFGLCDPGTVLVPLMRDEDIKEQPVNFLDLERAYADFAAAFVASAAERKRPFFLYYPSHHTHYPQYAGPGAAGKTSRGPFGDSLLEFDDTVGKLLATLEESGVINHTLVFFTADNGPSLMRMSRGGSAGPLRCGKGTTYEGGTREPAIAFWPGTITPGVTHELASTLDILPTIARLAGARAPPVALDGFDMTDILTSRGKSQREAVMFYPSDPSEALGLFALRLGKYKAHFYTRGSTHSSTTPDKECSALSALTAHDPPLLFDLEADPSERYPLVPGGQTDVPALLQRIKKVKERFEASMSFGESQNGKGSDPRLEPCCAPQCSPKPHCCRC